From a region of the Candidatus Manganitrophaceae bacterium genome:
- the def gene encoding peptide deformylase encodes MALLEIAKLGNPILRKIAEPVTLRECHDPAFQSFLDDMIETMQKRDGVGLAAPQVFRSKQAVVIHSGSSDRYPDAPDLSLRVLLNPRLTFPTEETVEGWEGCLSLDNLRGKVSRFLRVAVEGFNRSMEPVSFEAEGFLSVVLQHEIDHLQGRVFLDRMEDFSTLTHFAEFERYWIPQPTEVT; translated from the coding sequence ATGGCGCTATTGGAAATTGCAAAACTAGGGAATCCAATTCTCAGAAAGATTGCAGAACCGGTCACACTTCGTGAATGTCATGACCCGGCTTTTCAATCTTTCCTGGACGATATGATTGAAACCATGCAGAAACGCGACGGCGTCGGCCTGGCCGCGCCCCAGGTCTTCCGCTCAAAACAGGCCGTCGTCATTCATTCGGGATCGAGTGACCGTTATCCGGATGCACCGGACCTTTCCCTCCGGGTCCTGCTCAACCCCAGGCTGACCTTTCCAACGGAAGAGACGGTCGAAGGATGGGAGGGATGCCTGAGTCTGGATAATCTCCGGGGAAAGGTCTCGCGCTTCCTTCGGGTTGCCGTGGAGGGGTTTAATAGGTCGATGGAACCGGTATCATTTGAGGCCGAAGGCTTCCTTTCTGTCGTTTTACAGCATGAAATTGATCACCTGCAAGGTAGGGTTTTCCTCGACCGAATGGAAGATTTCTCCACACTGACACACTTTGCCGAGTTTGAAAGGTACTGGATTCCGCAACCGACAGAGGTTACCTAA
- a CDS encoding 4Fe-4S dicluster domain-containing protein — MRLEDKLFLDKYRVDTESHLKIKDPEVCLQCKEQQCTLVCPVEVYKWDTAQKKIVVGWENCIEMGACMVACNEFDNIDMVYPRGGYGISYKYG; from the coding sequence ATGCGGCTGGAAGATAAACTCTTTCTGGACAAATACCGGGTCGATACCGAATCCCACCTCAAGATCAAAGACCCGGAGGTCTGCCTTCAATGCAAAGAACAACAGTGTACCTTGGTTTGCCCGGTCGAGGTCTACAAATGGGATACTGCGCAAAAAAAAATCGTCGTGGGATGGGAAAACTGTATTGAAATGGGCGCCTGCATGGTGGCCTGCAACGAGTTTGACAACATCGACATGGTCTACCCGCGAGGGGGGTATGGTATCAGTTACAAGTATGGGTAA
- the sdhB gene encoding succinate dehydrogenase iron-sulfur subunit: MRVKLSVQKFNPEEDVKPYKRDYFVEAGRGTTVLAALMKIKAEIDGTLTFRASCRAAICGSCAMQINGSQKLACSTSLYEELEHNQEISVGPMANMPVIKDMVVQMDPFWEKIRAVTPYVVSSDHGEKPIPTEALKTIQSDLENADACIMCGACLSACNSFEASGQFLGPAALAKALRFQVDPRDEQHDARLEALQEANGIWDCVRCVACVQVCPKDVQPMEQIIRLRRRSIEKGLTDSVGAKHITKFVKIVGEEGRLNEVRLPIMMTWGSLRKMLRIIPLGIRMFLHGKAPIIPHKVPDLQRIQAIFKRKRVNKQ, from the coding sequence ATGCGAGTTAAGCTGAGCGTTCAAAAATTTAACCCGGAAGAAGACGTCAAGCCTTACAAGCGTGACTACTTTGTGGAAGCAGGGCGGGGAACGACTGTCCTGGCCGCGCTCATGAAGATCAAGGCGGAAATTGATGGAACCCTCACTTTCCGGGCCTCCTGCCGAGCCGCGATCTGCGGCTCCTGTGCGATGCAGATTAACGGAAGCCAGAAACTCGCCTGCAGTACCTCCCTCTATGAGGAATTGGAACACAATCAGGAAATTTCCGTCGGTCCGATGGCCAATATGCCGGTCATCAAGGACATGGTGGTTCAGATGGATCCTTTCTGGGAAAAGATCAGGGCAGTGACCCCCTATGTGGTCTCGTCGGATCACGGAGAAAAACCCATCCCGACCGAGGCGCTCAAGACCATACAAAGTGATCTGGAAAATGCAGATGCCTGCATCATGTGCGGCGCCTGTCTCTCCGCATGCAACAGCTTTGAGGCCTCTGGTCAATTTCTCGGGCCGGCGGCCCTGGCCAAGGCCCTCCGTTTCCAGGTCGATCCGAGGGATGAACAGCATGATGCCCGTCTCGAGGCCCTCCAGGAAGCCAATGGTATCTGGGACTGCGTCCGCTGTGTTGCCTGTGTTCAGGTCTGCCCGAAAGATGTCCAACCGATGGAGCAGATTATCCGGCTTCGTCGTCGCTCCATCGAGAAAGGCCTGACCGATTCGGTCGGCGCAAAACATATTACAAAATTTGTAAAGATCGTGGGAGAGGAGGGTCGGCTCAATGAGGTCCGTCTTCCGATCATGATGACCTGGGGATCACTCCGAAAAATGTTGCGGATCATCCCCTTAGGGATTAGAATGTTTCTTCATGGAAAAGCACCGATCATCCCGCACAAGGTCCCGGACCTGCAGAGGATACAGGCCATCTTCAAAAGAAAAAGGGTAAATAAACAATGA
- a CDS encoding heterodisulfide reductase yields MKYAYYPGCAAKGAAPELHQATMKVVQKLGIEIKELMAFNCCGAGVITEADPDLAYTLNARTLATAEKDHLDIMTVCGTCQGVLGGINKQLQADDALRERINVALKETTGLEYHGTVEVKHLQWILVKDFGIEALKKFISHPLTDLSIAPFYGCYILRPSSTTHFDDWENPVSLEKLIQAIGAHPVPYDGRTKCCGFPVFLEKEQMALSMVGERISEAKQKGGDAMVTPCPLCHMSLDIYQERAEKKLQREKGFNQDLDMPILHLPQLLGLAMGFSPDELGMKRHLSPTGAFIEKIK; encoded by the coding sequence ATGAAATATGCCTACTATCCGGGATGCGCCGCCAAAGGCGCGGCACCCGAACTTCATCAAGCGACAATGAAGGTGGTTCAGAAGCTCGGGATTGAAATCAAGGAGCTCATGGCCTTCAACTGTTGCGGTGCCGGGGTCATTACCGAGGCCGACCCGGACCTCGCCTACACCCTCAACGCAAGAACCCTCGCGACGGCCGAAAAGGACCATCTTGATATCATGACCGTCTGCGGGACCTGTCAGGGCGTTTTGGGGGGAATCAATAAACAGTTGCAAGCCGATGATGCCCTCAGAGAACGAATTAACGTGGCCTTAAAAGAAACAACCGGGCTGGAGTATCATGGGACCGTCGAGGTCAAGCATCTTCAATGGATCCTGGTCAAAGACTTCGGGATCGAGGCCCTGAAGAAATTTATCTCACATCCCCTGACCGATCTGTCGATCGCGCCATTTTATGGCTGCTATATCTTGCGCCCTTCCAGCACCACCCATTTTGATGACTGGGAAAATCCGGTTTCGCTTGAAAAGCTGATTCAGGCGATCGGCGCCCATCCGGTTCCTTACGATGGAAGAACGAAGTGCTGCGGCTTTCCGGTCTTTCTCGAAAAGGAACAGATGGCATTGAGCATGGTTGGCGAACGAATCAGCGAGGCAAAACAGAAGGGAGGCGATGCGATGGTCACTCCCTGTCCCCTTTGTCACATGAGTCTTGATATCTACCAGGAGCGGGCGGAGAAAAAACTTCAACGAGAAAAAGGCTTTAATCAGGACCTGGACATGCCGATTCTTCACCTTCCCCAACTCCTCGGCCTTGCCATGGGATTTTCCCCGGATGAACTGGGAATGAAGCGACATCTGAGCCCGACGGGGGCATTCATCGAAAAGATAAAGTAA
- a CDS encoding thioredoxin-dependent thiol peroxidase gives MPNLKSGLQPGDESPIFVLPSSEGKDIDLLSYRGKKNVVLYFYPKDSTPGCTKEACAFRDALSNIAKTGTVILGVSLDSEKSHQKFIQKYELPFPLLSDTDKKVSLAYGVYKLKKMYGREFWGIERSTFLIDQKGKIITSFLRVKVDGHVEEVMAALEKK, from the coding sequence ATGCCAAATCTGAAATCTGGATTGCAGCCCGGAGATGAATCTCCTATTTTTGTCCTCCCATCCTCCGAAGGAAAAGATATTGACCTGCTTTCCTACCGGGGAAAGAAAAATGTTGTCCTCTACTTCTACCCCAAGGACAGTACCCCCGGATGCACAAAAGAGGCCTGTGCCTTTCGTGATGCCCTTTCAAATATAGCAAAAACAGGCACGGTCATTCTCGGGGTCAGCCTCGATTCTGAAAAATCTCACCAAAAGTTTATTCAAAAATATGAACTTCCCTTTCCCCTACTGAGCGATACGGATAAAAAGGTCTCCCTGGCCTACGGGGTTTACAAATTAAAAAAAATGTATGGAAGAGAATTCTGGGGAATAGAGCGTTCAACCTTCTTGATTGATCAGAAGGGAAAGATCATCACCTCTTTTCTTCGCGTCAAGGTCGACGGCCATGTGGAGGAAGTGATGGCCGCCCTCGAAAAAAAATGA
- a CDS encoding 4Fe-4S dicluster domain-containing protein: MALLITDECIACAACLPECPNEAIFENEGDCEAEGLKLTGEEGDGQLSHVDGDNIYVITYERCTECVGHFDEPQCSAVCPVSDCCISDPTYPEKADVLLAKAIELNPDKEIDAEKVWSGVRN, translated from the coding sequence ATGGCACTATTGATCACCGATGAGTGTATCGCCTGCGCAGCCTGTCTGCCTGAATGTCCAAACGAGGCGATCTTTGAAAATGAGGGTGATTGCGAGGCAGAAGGGCTCAAACTGACAGGAGAAGAGGGAGACGGGCAACTGTCTCATGTCGATGGCGATAACATCTATGTCATCACCTATGAGCGATGCACGGAATGTGTCGGCCATTTTGATGAACCCCAGTGTTCCGCAGTCTGTCCGGTATCCGATTGCTGTATTTCTGATCCAACCTATCCGGAAAAGGCTGATGTTTTACTGGCCAAGGCCATCGAGTTGAACCCCGACAAAGAAATCGATGCCGAAAAGGTCTGGAGCGGCGTTCGAAACTAG
- a CDS encoding CBS domain-containing protein: MTPLALLMRREVEKVSPKTVLREAALKMRDKGVGSLMVCEGEETIGIVSESDFVRKAMAGNLDLDDTPVESIMSAPIISIDIDETAKEANDLMASKAIRHLAITNRGKVVGIISVRDLLLCYKNRL, translated from the coding sequence ATGACACCGTTGGCCCTATTAATGCGTCGGGAGGTAGAAAAAGTTTCTCCGAAGACCGTACTTCGGGAGGCGGCGCTGAAGATGCGGGACAAAGGGGTCGGTTCCCTGATGGTTTGTGAAGGCGAGGAAACCATCGGGATTGTGAGCGAATCGGACTTTGTCCGGAAGGCCATGGCCGGGAATCTCGATCTGGATGACACCCCGGTTGAATCGATTATGAGTGCGCCGATTATCTCGATTGATATTGATGAAACTGCAAAAGAGGCCAATGACTTAATGGCCAGTAAAGCGATACGCCACCTGGCGATTACGAACAGGGGAAAAGTGGTCGGGATTATTTCGGTGAGAGACCTGCTGCTCTGTTACAAGAACAGACTATAA
- a CDS encoding sodium-dependent transporter: MERARWSSRRIFLLAAIGSAVGLGNVWRFPYLTYKFGGGAFLVPYLIALFFLGIPLLILEFALGQKFQKGAVGAFTTVGHKFRGIGFCAIFSGFVVVIYYAAVMAWSLVFLLNSFTTTLPWREDAKGFFYNDVLQISDGIGTMGGINWSLFFALLAVWVMIYFSVWKGVKSVGQIVKITMPLPLLLLFILFLRGITLDGAMTGIYHYLTPDFSALLNAEIWLAAASQIFFTLSLGFGIMIAYASYNEEGQDVTGDALITSLSNSAISLFAGFVVFSILGYMATTTGVGVEDVVASGPGLAFVVFPQALALMPGAWFFAILFFVTLLSLGIDSAFSLVEAVNTVFADRAKKPMLKQISFCVCTLCFLLGILFTTRAGLYWLDVIDHFITSFGLVLVGIFECLVIGWVYGADRLREYINSVSRWKLGPWWSHAIKWFIPGVLSLLVVVQFVTELKGNYEGYPGWAILIGWATVIIPVMIALGLVFKPAKN; encoded by the coding sequence ATGGAAAGAGCCAGATGGTCCTCCAGGAGAATTTTCTTGCTCGCGGCGATTGGCAGCGCGGTTGGTTTAGGAAACGTCTGGCGTTTTCCTTATCTGACTTATAAGTTTGGAGGAGGAGCCTTCCTGGTCCCTTACTTGATTGCCTTGTTTTTTCTGGGGATTCCTTTGCTGATTCTCGAGTTTGCCCTGGGACAAAAATTTCAAAAAGGGGCGGTGGGTGCCTTCACGACGGTGGGTCACAAGTTCAGGGGGATCGGTTTTTGTGCCATATTCTCCGGATTTGTCGTGGTGATCTATTATGCCGCAGTCATGGCCTGGTCCCTGGTCTTTCTTTTGAATTCATTCACAACCACGCTGCCCTGGAGGGAAGATGCCAAGGGGTTTTTCTATAATGATGTGCTACAGATCTCTGACGGTATCGGGACGATGGGCGGCATCAATTGGAGCCTGTTCTTCGCCTTGCTGGCTGTTTGGGTCATGATTTATTTCTCGGTCTGGAAGGGGGTTAAAAGTGTCGGTCAGATCGTTAAAATTACAATGCCCTTACCACTCCTTCTCCTGTTCATTCTCTTTCTGAGGGGAATTACTTTAGACGGCGCGATGACAGGGATTTATCATTACCTGACGCCGGATTTCTCGGCATTGTTGAATGCTGAAATCTGGTTGGCCGCCGCATCACAAATCTTCTTCACCTTGAGTCTTGGCTTTGGGATCATGATCGCCTATGCCAGCTATAATGAAGAGGGGCAGGATGTCACAGGAGATGCCCTGATTACATCGCTCTCCAATTCCGCGATCAGTTTATTCGCGGGCTTTGTGGTCTTTTCCATCTTGGGATATATGGCAACGACAACCGGCGTCGGTGTAGAAGATGTCGTGGCCTCCGGACCCGGACTGGCGTTTGTCGTTTTTCCGCAGGCGCTTGCCTTGATGCCGGGGGCCTGGTTCTTCGCGATATTATTTTTTGTAACGCTTCTTTCTTTGGGAATCGACAGTGCTTTTTCCCTGGTGGAGGCCGTGAATACTGTTTTTGCCGACCGGGCAAAAAAGCCGATGTTAAAGCAGATCTCTTTTTGTGTCTGTACCCTGTGTTTCCTCCTTGGAATACTCTTTACGACCCGGGCCGGTCTCTACTGGCTCGATGTGATCGACCATTTTATTACCAGTTTTGGTCTTGTCCTGGTGGGGATATTCGAGTGTCTTGTCATTGGCTGGGTCTACGGAGCAGATCGTTTACGAGAGTATATCAACAGTGTCAGCCGTTGGAAACTGGGGCCTTGGTGGAGCCATGCCATCAAGTGGTTTATTCCCGGGGTCCTGAGTCTCCTTGTTGTCGTACAATTTGTCACAGAATTGAAAGGCAACTATGAGGGCTATCCCGGCTGGGCGATCTTGATTGGCTGGGCGACCGTGATTATCCCCGTGATGATTGCGTTGGGTCTTGTATTTAAACCCGCCAAAAATTAG
- a CDS encoding arylesterase, whose translation MFCCTVLLVFVGSPGYPLPAKENTLRQVSTANPVVRERVIVAFGDSLTAGLGLPADEAYPAILGKKLRKNAYLYRVVNAGVSGDTTAGGLRRVNWVLRNLPDLVILELGANDGLRGLDVGEAEKNLSKIIERLQAEGVEVVLAGMKIPLNYGKSYTEAFEQIYRDLAARYQITLIPFFLEGVAARPFLNQADGIHPTAKGYQIIVDRIWDILKPLLVK comes from the coding sequence ATGTTTTGTTGTACCGTGTTGCTTGTTTTCGTTGGATCGCCTGGATATCCCTTACCGGCTAAGGAGAATACCCTCCGGCAAGTCTCAACAGCCAATCCGGTCGTCAGAGAACGGGTCATCGTCGCCTTTGGAGACAGCCTGACGGCCGGCCTTGGACTGCCTGCTGACGAGGCCTATCCGGCCATCCTTGGGAAAAAGCTTCGAAAGAATGCTTACCTCTATCGCGTGGTCAATGCCGGCGTCAGCGGCGACACCACGGCCGGCGGTCTCAGACGGGTCAATTGGGTCCTTCGCAACCTGCCTGACCTCGTCATCCTTGAACTCGGCGCCAACGACGGTCTCCGGGGGCTGGATGTCGGTGAGGCGGAAAAAAATCTCTCAAAAATTATCGAGCGCTTGCAAGCGGAGGGAGTTGAGGTTGTTCTCGCCGGGATGAAAATCCCCCTGAACTATGGAAAGTCCTATACCGAGGCCTTTGAGCAGATCTACCGGGATCTGGCAGCGCGTTATCAGATCACGCTCATCCCTTTCTTCCTGGAAGGGGTCGCCGCACGGCCCTTCCTCAATCAAGCCGACGGCATCCACCCCACCGCAAAGGGATATCAGATCATCGTTGACCGAATATGGGATATTCTAAAACCCCTGCTCGTAAAATGA